In a genomic window of Bombina bombina isolate aBomBom1 chromosome 8, aBomBom1.pri, whole genome shotgun sequence:
- the NBL1 gene encoding neuroblastoma suppressor of tumorigenicity 1 isoform X1 produces the protein MKQVTMIWFLIGFLVPLAIFAAPPPINRLALFPDKSAWCEAKNITQIVGHSGCESKSIQNRACLGQCFSYSVPNTFPQSTESLVHCDSCMPAKSMWDVVTLECPGNDEVPRVDKLVEKILRCSCQACGKELSQEGPLFNEFLNTAEENLPPAESLSRHQPPPQEEESPPQAHREAESEE, from the exons GTGACGATGATCTGGTTTCTGATTGGCTTCCTGGTCCCACTGGCAATTTTTGCTGCGCCACCTCCCATAAATAGACTGGCACTTTTTCCAGATAAAAGTGCCTGGTGTGAAGCCAAGAATATTACACAGATTGTGGGACACAGTGGCTGTGAATCAAAATCTATACAAAACAG AGCCTGTCTGGGTCAGTGCTTCAGTTACAGTGTCCCAAACACATTTCCTCAGTCTACTGAATCCTTGGTGCACTGTGACTCCTGTATGCCGGCCAAGTCCATGTGGGATGTG GTCACTCTCGAGTGCCCGGGCAATGATGAGGTGCCACGTGTGGACAAACTAGTGGAGAAGATCTTGCGCTGCAGCTGTCAAGCATGTGGGAAAGAATTAAGCCAGGAGGGGCCACTATTCAATGAATTCCTGAACACAGCTGAAGAGAATCTACCCCCTGCAGAGAGCCTCAGCCGCCACCAACCACCTCCACAAGAAGAAGAATCACCACCCCAAGCACACCGGGAGGCAGAGAGCGAGGAATGA
- the NBL1 gene encoding neuroblastoma suppressor of tumorigenicity 1 isoform X2, whose translation MIWFLIGFLVPLAIFAAPPPINRLALFPDKSAWCEAKNITQIVGHSGCESKSIQNRACLGQCFSYSVPNTFPQSTESLVHCDSCMPAKSMWDVVTLECPGNDEVPRVDKLVEKILRCSCQACGKELSQEGPLFNEFLNTAEENLPPAESLSRHQPPPQEEESPPQAHREAESEE comes from the exons ATGATCTGGTTTCTGATTGGCTTCCTGGTCCCACTGGCAATTTTTGCTGCGCCACCTCCCATAAATAGACTGGCACTTTTTCCAGATAAAAGTGCCTGGTGTGAAGCCAAGAATATTACACAGATTGTGGGACACAGTGGCTGTGAATCAAAATCTATACAAAACAG AGCCTGTCTGGGTCAGTGCTTCAGTTACAGTGTCCCAAACACATTTCCTCAGTCTACTGAATCCTTGGTGCACTGTGACTCCTGTATGCCGGCCAAGTCCATGTGGGATGTG GTCACTCTCGAGTGCCCGGGCAATGATGAGGTGCCACGTGTGGACAAACTAGTGGAGAAGATCTTGCGCTGCAGCTGTCAAGCATGTGGGAAAGAATTAAGCCAGGAGGGGCCACTATTCAATGAATTCCTGAACACAGCTGAAGAGAATCTACCCCCTGCAGAGAGCCTCAGCCGCCACCAACCACCTCCACAAGAAGAAGAATCACCACCCCAAGCACACCGGGAGGCAGAGAGCGAGGAATGA